The stretch of DNA TCATGTCTTGCTGGTTTGttcatcacccctccccccccccccaccactaatCAACGGTCCCTTTACTCCAGggattctgcctgatctgctgagctcctccagcaatttgtttttctGAATTGGTAGAAATGCCTGAATTGGACTTGGGATCCCTGGTTTAGGGTAAAGGAAAAATTGGCAAATTTTCCTTTAATTATTCAGTGATCTCAGAATGGTAAGCGCTTGCTTCAGTAAACTAGGTAGTATCAAATTCAACTTGATATGGCCAATACAGTCAATATGATATTGTATATTAATAAACAATATCGATACGGGTCCTTGGAATCTTATAACAACACTTGTGAGGAATTGTGTGGAGAATTTTGTTTGGGTGATTTACCTAttagtagatttttaaaaaattaaacaaaCTGGATAAGCAAATAAAAAGTTTCATATGGGAGACATTATGTTTTAATGTTTAATATATTCAGAGCTTTTAGAATTATTTTTTCTCATTATTTTTAGGACCATGGTTTGACATGTACCTAAATGCCCGTGAATCAGTGGTCCTGAATTTTAACCCCTTTATGTCGTTTAATCCTGATCCAAATCCTGCATACAATAATCAGCTAATTAGGGCAGCCAACATGACAGTGTCTGCAGTACGTTTCATGAAGACTTTTCGTGCGGGCTTACTAGAACCTGAAATTTTCCACCTCAATCCTGCTAAAAGTGACACAGCTCTTTTCAAGAATATCATTCGCTTTGTTCCCACTTCTATTTCATGGTATGGTGCCTATATGGTTAATGCCTATCCACTTGATATGTCTCAGTACTACAGACTCTTTAATTCCACTCGTATTCCCAGACCAATTCAAGATGAGCTTCTTACAAATAAAAGTGGCAAGCACTTGCTGGTGATGAGAAATGGACATTTCTATATATTTGATGTTATTGATCAAGATGGAAGGATCACAAAGCCTTCAGAAATCCTGGCACATTTCCAGTACATTTTGTCTGATTTCAGCCCCCCTCCTGAATTTCCACTTGGGTATTTGACAAGTGAGAATCGGGATGTCTGGTCCTCTCTAAGACAGAGACTATTGGAGGCTGGGAATAAAGAGGCATTAAATAAAATAGATTCTGCTGTCTTCTGTGTTTGCCTTGATGACATTACCCTCAAAGACCACGTTGAGCTCTCCCATAACATGCTTCATGGAAATGGCCTCAACCGCTGGTATGACAAATCGTTCAGCTTCATATTAACCAAAGATGGCAGTGCAGGTGTGAACTTTGAACATTCGTGGGGGGACGGCGTCGCTGTCCTGCGTTTacagaatgaagttttcaaaGACACGACCACGCGGCCTGCAGTTTCCCCAACAACACAGCCTGCAATGATTGACTCCTCTAAGAGTGTGCAGAAGCTTGAGTTCAAACTCGATGATGTTCTTAAAGCGGGCATTTTGAGTGCTAAAGAAAAATTTGACACCACTGTGAGCACGTTGACTATCGAAGCAGCCGAGTTTAAAAAAGGTGGGAAAGTGTTCCTGAAAAAGCAGAAGCTGAGCCCTGATGCAGTGGCTCAACTCTCTCTTCAAATGGGCTTTCTGCGGCAGTACGGCAAAACAGTAGCCACTTATGAGTCATGCAGCACTGCAGCATTTAAACACGGTCGTACAGAAACTATTCGCCCTGCCACCATATTCACCCAGAAGTGCTGTGAGGCATTTGTGAGGCAGCCTTCGAAACATAGCATCTCAGACTTGAAGGCAATGATAGACGAGTGCTCCAAGTATCATGGGCAGCTAACCAAAGAGGCTGCAATGGGTAAGTTCAAATTTGCTTACTTAGATAGATATTGAAATGATTTGTTTTTACAACCTTTAAAGCCACTGGCAGCCTTCAGCTATCAACATTCCATATGAACCTAGTCCCCTGCAACTAATGTTTATTTGAATCATGCTGTAGCAAATCAGATTTCTTAGCCCATTAGCTTTGTCTGGTTAttcatatatttttttttaccagagtaGACATGGCTGTGACTTAAAAGCACTGTGCTTGCTTTGCGTTTCCTTAGTTCAGCTATCTGCAATTATGCTGTAATGTTTATAATTAAATTAGAACTATGTGATCAAAGTACAAAAATATGGTGGAATATTAATTTAGACCCAGTCAGAAAATTTCGTCTAAACAGCAGTCTTGGAGCCTCCCCTCAATAAGTGATACTTCTTAAGTAATAGATATGGCCCTGATGCCTCTTGATGTTCTTTCAGGTGATCTTAAGATATCCTGCTAGGAAATTAGCCCattttcaaacaaaaaaaaagacactcagtggctactttattaggcaaGCCTGTATACCtctttaatgcaaacatctaattatCCAATCATGTACCAGAAACTCAgtgcttaaaagcatgcagacacggtcaagaggctcagttgttgttcataccaaacatcagaatggggaagaaatgtgatccaagtgactttgactgtgtaatgattgttggtgcccaaCATGCAACTTCCATTGAATTTTctcacacagcagtctctaaagtttgcagagaatgacgtggaaaacaaaaaacatccactgAACAgctgttctgtgagtgaaaacacctggttaatgagagagatcaaaggagaatgtccagactg from Hemitrygon akajei chromosome 12, sHemAka1.3, whole genome shotgun sequence encodes:
- the cpt2 gene encoding carnitine O-palmitoyltransferase 2, mitochondrial, coding for MAAFRLSPAVSRLSELGWVASPAGQCRARVGMTVRAPVGGGCVQRASSCSPDPDYLHESIVPTNHFQKSLPRLPIPKLQDTVRRYLNAQRPLLDNDQYRRTEKVAHDFEQGVGKQLHEELVAQDKRNKHTSYISGPWFDMYLNARESVVLNFNPFMSFNPDPNPAYNNQLIRAANMTVSAVRFMKTFRAGLLEPEIFHLNPAKSDTALFKNIIRFVPTSISWYGAYMVNAYPLDMSQYYRLFNSTRIPRPIQDELLTNKSGKHLLVMRNGHFYIFDVIDQDGRITKPSEILAHFQYILSDFSPPPEFPLGYLTSENRDVWSSLRQRLLEAGNKEALNKIDSAVFCVCLDDITLKDHVELSHNMLHGNGLNRWYDKSFSFILTKDGSAGVNFEHSWGDGVAVLRLQNEVFKDTTTRPAVSPTTQPAMIDSSKSVQKLEFKLDDVLKAGILSAKEKFDTTVSTLTIEAAEFKKGGKVFLKKQKLSPDAVAQLSLQMGFLRQYGKTVATYESCSTAAFKHGRTETIRPATIFTQKCCEAFVRQPSKHSISDLKAMIDECSKYHGQLTKEAAMAQGFDRHLFALCYLAKSEGMPLPELFQDPSYIKIKHNILSTSTLASTAIQLGGFAPVVPDGFGVGYSVNDNWIGYNISSYPARDAKEFLKCVCRSLDDIFHVLEGQPIGG